In Asterias amurensis chromosome 4, ASM3211899v1, one genomic interval encodes:
- the LOC139935705 gene encoding uncharacterized protein, protein MDALSNSIVIIIAVFLGIAIVLGCCRACIKSVDTQTAVDNGRTLSANAQHPIVQIREVDGGVARTQLFQHANEPPPDFSVVAPYPIGDDPPPAYDDVVNNRVPVNSRAPDDFTLNFHVTAESPQNSF, encoded by the coding sequence ATGGACGCCCTGTCGAATAGCATCGTCATCATCATAGCGGTGTTTTTAGGCATCGCCATCGTGCTTGGTTGCTGTCGAGCCTGCATCAAATCAGTCGACACCCAGACGGCGGTCGACAACGGCCGGACACTGTCGGCCAACGCCCAGCACCCCATTGTCCAAATCCGAGAAGTGGACGGGGGTGTGGCTAGAACGCAGCTCTTCCAACATGCGAACGAACCCCCACCGGACTTTTCCGTGGTTGCCCCCTACCCAATTGGGGATGACCCGCCACCAGCCTATGATGATGTCGTGAATAACCGAGTACCAGTGAACTCTCGAGCCCCCGATGACTTCACATTAAATTTTCATGTAACTGCGGAGTCTCCCCAAAATAGCTTTTAA